Proteins encoded by one window of Halobaculum halobium:
- a CDS encoding CARDB domain-containing protein produces MGFQRIRMKRLVAALALLTLSGALVFPSAAAPFALSQSDAITQDVSLAPTTTPNGDYAYLDENDELVVDLTASNPNLAGEAEGVNPDAVTTLANVFQIHYNGSRYAHVWITDESDAVTFTVDGDPIDSEANNVTLGPNQSVSVGVLVDTTGDGGDGLIDDVQVHAAVAEPEGVDGASTDGGGSVASTDAGGDASEDDADTASSDGGTAVQVFAPSPTERSVTVVNAPTEGRTTVDLNAMPLDGESAADGGQANLTLDSIAVTASNGSTISLELATAELGSEDAVGVSSLGAVEVTEAESGSVSAATVRFSVSRAYLADRGVAPEELTVTRTSTGEASTLPVRIVDAAGERVIFEADTPGFSTFTVAALRPSIGVSEASLSTESIEANESATVTARVGNDGRAPGEKTITLTLDGEAVAERTVELDAGESTTVTFDVTPGTAGEYAVVVDGTAAGILTVGGTESASGAVGTAADSGGETAAAVTATAAPVEEPAGLGLVEVGGLAFVAATVVALLVLARRVPR; encoded by the coding sequence ATGGGCTTCCAGAGAATCCGAATGAAACGCCTCGTCGCCGCCCTCGCCCTACTCACCCTCTCGGGAGCGCTCGTGTTCCCGTCAGCCGCGGCGCCGTTCGCCCTCTCACAGTCCGACGCCATCACCCAAGACGTCTCCCTTGCCCCCACAACGACGCCCAACGGCGACTACGCCTACCTCGACGAGAACGACGAACTCGTCGTCGACCTCACCGCCTCGAACCCGAACCTCGCGGGCGAAGCCGAGGGCGTCAACCCCGACGCCGTCACGACGCTCGCGAACGTCTTTCAGATCCACTACAACGGCTCGCGGTACGCGCACGTCTGGATCACCGACGAGTCCGACGCCGTGACGTTCACCGTCGACGGCGACCCCATCGACTCGGAGGCGAACAACGTCACGCTCGGGCCGAACCAGTCCGTCTCGGTCGGCGTCCTCGTCGACACCACCGGCGACGGCGGCGACGGCCTGATCGACGACGTGCAGGTGCACGCGGCGGTCGCCGAACCCGAGGGCGTGGACGGCGCGAGCACCGACGGGGGTGGATCCGTGGCGAGCACTGACGCCGGCGGCGACGCGAGCGAGGACGACGCCGACACCGCGTCGAGCGACGGCGGGACGGCCGTCCAGGTGTTCGCGCCGAGTCCGACCGAGCGCTCGGTCACGGTCGTCAACGCACCGACGGAGGGTCGAACGACGGTCGACCTGAACGCGATGCCCCTCGACGGTGAGTCCGCTGCCGACGGGGGACAGGCGAACCTCACGCTCGACTCGATTGCCGTGACCGCCTCGAACGGGAGCACCATCTCGCTTGAGTTGGCCACCGCCGAGCTAGGCAGCGAGGATGCCGTCGGCGTCTCGTCGCTCGGTGCGGTCGAAGTGACCGAGGCGGAGTCGGGGTCGGTCTCGGCGGCGACGGTCCGATTCAGCGTCTCGCGGGCGTACCTCGCGGACCGCGGCGTCGCGCCCGAGGAACTGACCGTGACCCGCACGAGCACCGGCGAGGCCTCGACACTGCCGGTCCGGATCGTCGACGCGGCCGGCGAGCGCGTCATCTTCGAGGCGGACACGCCGGGCTTCTCGACGTTCACCGTCGCGGCGCTGCGCCCGTCGATCGGCGTCTCCGAGGCGTCGCTGTCGACCGAGTCGATCGAAGCGAACGAGTCGGCGACCGTGACCGCCCGCGTCGGCAACGACGGCCGGGCCCCGGGCGAGAAGACGATCACGCTCACGCTCGACGGCGAGGCGGTCGCCGAGCGGACGGTCGAACTCGACGCCGGTGAGTCGACGACCGTGACGTTCGACGTGACGCCCGGGACGGCCGGCGAGTACGCGGTCGTCGTCGACGGCACGGCCGCCGGGATCTTGACCGTCGGCGGGACCGAGAGCGCGTCGGGCGCTGTCGGGACCGCGGCCGACTCCGGCGGAGAGACGGCGGCCGCGGTCACGGCCACGGCGGCTCCCGTCGAGGAACCGGCCGGGCTCGGGCTCGTCGAAGTCGGCGGCCTCGCGTTCGTCGCCGCGACCGTCGTGGCGCTGCTCGTGCTCGCGCGGCGCGTTCCTCGGTAA
- a CDS encoding DUF7344 domain-containing protein, whose amino-acid sequence MSGTKLSGGADSVAEPGGPDEDGEPSPPDVTEDEIFDVLSNRRRRHALHAIAGAENETHDLGELSERVAAWENEIDVAEVDYAERKRVYTALQQSHLPRLDEVGLVEFDKDRGTVDATPALEDVEIYLDVVRGNEIPWSEYYLGLSGVSAALLLAVWVNAFPFTMVPDLGWFAFVVVAFSVSAAANRYYSRDMKLGGDSSPAELE is encoded by the coding sequence ATGTCGGGAACGAAGCTGTCAGGCGGTGCCGACTCGGTCGCGGAACCGGGTGGACCTGACGAGGACGGGGAACCGAGCCCCCCCGACGTCACGGAGGACGAGATCTTCGACGTGCTCTCCAATCGGCGCCGGCGGCACGCGCTGCACGCGATCGCGGGGGCCGAAAACGAGACTCACGACCTGGGCGAGCTCTCCGAGCGCGTGGCCGCGTGGGAGAACGAGATCGACGTGGCCGAGGTGGACTACGCCGAGCGCAAACGGGTGTACACCGCGCTCCAGCAGTCGCACCTCCCGCGACTCGACGAAGTGGGGCTCGTCGAGTTCGACAAGGACCGCGGCACCGTCGACGCCACCCCCGCGCTGGAGGACGTGGAGATCTACCTCGACGTCGTCCGCGGCAACGAGATCCCCTGGAGCGAGTACTACCTCGGGCTCTCGGGCGTCTCGGCGGCGCTGCTGCTGGCCGTGTGGGTGAACGCGTTCCCGTTCACGATGGTGCCCGACCTCGGGTGGTTCGCGTTCGTCGTCGTCGCGTTCTCCGTCTCGGCGGCCGCGAACCGCTACTACTCGAGAGACATGAAACTCGGCGGCGACAGTTCGCCAGCGGAACTGGAGTGA
- a CDS encoding lycopene cyclase domain-containing protein, translating to MTTVLTYLQFHLAFLVPLALFLIATGFVSRTRIERGGLVGRAVARRYWGGVAIVTGVALVYTIPWDNYLIARGVWWYGPDATLATLGYAPVGEYLFILVQPWLTALWLAHLTLPSSWPTVDRPIATRAAGLVLAAAIGVGGWVAFGTDSTLYLGAIAAWAAPVLALQWAVGAPQLWARRRLVALGTLVPALYLCLVDRIAIEYGIWVLSERYTTGVHVAGLPVEEAVFFLVTNLFVVQGLVLFRWVLDRRREPASSRTASAVESAFGGS from the coding sequence ATGACAACCGTCCTCACGTACCTGCAGTTCCACCTCGCGTTCCTCGTCCCGCTGGCGCTGTTCTTGATCGCCACCGGGTTCGTCAGCCGAACGCGGATCGAGCGCGGCGGGCTGGTCGGACGCGCCGTCGCTCGGCGGTACTGGGGCGGCGTCGCGATCGTGACCGGGGTCGCGCTTGTGTACACGATCCCCTGGGACAACTATCTCATCGCGAGGGGGGTGTGGTGGTACGGGCCGGACGCAACCCTCGCCACACTGGGGTACGCTCCGGTCGGCGAGTACCTGTTCATCCTCGTTCAGCCGTGGCTGACGGCGCTGTGGCTCGCCCATCTCACGCTGCCGTCGTCGTGGCCGACCGTCGACCGCCCGATCGCGACTCGGGCGGCCGGCCTGGTCCTCGCCGCCGCTATCGGCGTCGGCGGGTGGGTCGCGTTCGGAACCGACTCGACCCTGTATCTCGGCGCGATCGCCGCGTGGGCGGCGCCGGTGCTCGCGCTCCAGTGGGCCGTCGGCGCGCCCCAGTTGTGGGCGCGCAGGCGACTCGTCGCGCTCGGAACGCTCGTCCCGGCGCTGTACCTGTGTCTCGTCGACAGAATCGCCATCGAGTACGGCATCTGGGTCCTCTCCGAGCGGTACACCACGGGGGTCCACGTGGCCGGCCTGCCGGTCGAGGAAGCGGTGTTCTTCCTCGTCACGAATCTGTTCGTCGTCCAGGGACTCGTGCTGTTCCGATGGGTGCTCGACCGCCGGCGCGAGCCGGCGTCGTCGCGGACCGCGTCCGCGGTCGAGTCCGCGTTCGGAGGGTCCTGA
- a CDS encoding MOSC domain-containing protein: MPTARVEALYTAREDSAPMVEHDRVRLVEGGVEGDRYLTGRGYYSPFDVCEVTVVAVEALEAIRDEFDIDLTDGRHRRNVVVRGADLEALLGATFRLGDADAGAVLRGTRPRPPCAHVEEVADEAGVASALRGRRGGICADVVAPGAVVVDDGVAVLEDDARSEGQKIADRLRGSTAE; encoded by the coding sequence ATGCCGACAGCACGCGTCGAGGCGTTGTACACCGCTCGCGAGGACTCGGCCCCGATGGTCGAGCACGACCGCGTCCGTCTCGTCGAGGGCGGTGTCGAGGGGGACCGCTACCTGACCGGCCGGGGGTACTACTCGCCGTTCGACGTGTGCGAGGTGACTGTCGTCGCCGTCGAGGCGCTGGAGGCGATCCGAGACGAGTTCGACATCGACCTCACCGACGGCCGCCACCGCCGCAACGTCGTCGTCCGCGGCGCCGACCTCGAAGCCCTCTTGGGGGCCACGTTTCGCCTCGGCGACGCCGACGCCGGCGCGGTCCTGCGGGGAACCCGGCCGCGACCGCCGTGTGCGCACGTCGAGGAGGTCGCCGACGAGGCCGGCGTCGCCAGCGCGCTTCGAGGTCGCCGCGGTGGGATCTGCGCGGACGTGGTTGCGCCCGGAGCGGTCGTCGTGGACGACGGGGTCGCGGTGCTGGAAGACGACGCCCGCTCGGAAGGGCAGAAGATCGCCGACCGCTTGCGGGGATCGACAGCGGAGTAG
- a CDS encoding bacteriorhodopsin: protein MFLGMLYFIARGWNETNRRRQEFYIVTIFITAIAFVNYLAMALGFGLTIIELGGEEVPIYWARYTDWFFTTPLLLLDLGLLAGANRNELTSLVGLDMLMIGTGAVATLTAGQGALDAGASRLIWWGVSTGFLLVLLYMLYGSLDEKASKLSGEAASTFSTLRTLIVVVWLVYPVWWIVGTEGLGLVSLNIETAGFMVLDLVAKVGFGIILLSSREVLDAAGDAAAERTAAE from the coding sequence ATGTTCCTGGGGATGTTGTACTTCATCGCCAGGGGCTGGAACGAGACGAACCGACGGCGACAGGAGTTCTATATCGTCACGATATTCATCACCGCCATCGCGTTCGTGAACTATCTCGCGATGGCGCTCGGGTTCGGGTTAACCATCATCGAACTCGGGGGCGAGGAGGTACCCATCTACTGGGCGCGATACACGGACTGGTTCTTCACCACACCGCTGTTGCTCCTCGACCTCGGGCTGCTGGCCGGGGCGAATCGCAACGAGCTGACCTCGCTCGTCGGACTGGACATGCTGATGATCGGCACCGGCGCGGTGGCGACGCTGACGGCCGGTCAGGGCGCGCTTGATGCCGGAGCTAGCCGACTGATCTGGTGGGGCGTCTCGACGGGCTTCCTGCTCGTCCTGCTGTACATGCTCTACGGCTCGCTCGACGAGAAAGCAAGCAAGCTCAGCGGAGAGGCCGCGTCGACGTTCAGCACGCTCCGGACGCTGATCGTCGTGGTCTGGCTCGTGTATCCCGTCTGGTGGATCGTCGGCACCGAGGGGCTCGGACTCGTCTCGCTGAACATCGAGACGGCCGGCTTCATGGTGCTTGACCTGGTAGCCAAGGTCGGCTTCGGGATCATCCTGCTGTCGAGCCGCGAGGTGCTCGACGCCGCGGGCGACGCCGCGGCCGAGCGAACCGCCGCGGAATGA
- a CDS encoding DUF3179 domain-containing protein, whose protein sequence is MRGTRTRRSLLRGVGVAALAGLAGCAGSDGVPGDVDGLAGGSVGGPPARDDGLHQPWAHETIRESTVSGGPGTDGIPSVDDPQFAPAGEGSLGDGDIVFGYAGTEDVKAYPQHVLVWHEVANDVLDGTPVAVTYCPLTGTAMGFRRGDTTFGVSGRLVNNNLVLYDRATDSRWPQVLATAVDGPREGDQLDEFRLVWTTWGRWRDAHPDTLVLTEDTGYAKRYGSDPYGNYNPTSGYYGGGGPLFATLDDGWTETRADAKRVVIGVRTADRALAFDKSALRERGMLASGDRSIVAVHDPALDTGWTYRTAGADVTPTDAAGRVRVDGAVHPAADLPLEPVYGFDAMWHAMGGFYPGVEYVG, encoded by the coding sequence ATGAGAGGTACCCGCACGCGTCGGTCGCTGCTCCGCGGCGTCGGTGTCGCGGCCCTCGCGGGGCTGGCGGGCTGTGCCGGCTCCGACGGGGTTCCGGGCGACGTCGACGGTCTAGCGGGCGGTTCCGTCGGGGGTCCGCCCGCGAGGGACGACGGTCTCCACCAGCCATGGGCCCACGAGACGATCCGCGAATCGACCGTCTCCGGCGGCCCCGGAACAGACGGCATCCCCTCGGTCGACGACCCGCAGTTCGCACCGGCAGGCGAGGGCTCGCTGGGCGACGGCGACATCGTGTTCGGGTACGCCGGCACGGAGGACGTGAAGGCGTACCCCCAGCACGTCCTCGTCTGGCACGAGGTCGCGAACGACGTGCTCGACGGGACGCCCGTCGCGGTCACGTACTGTCCGCTGACCGGCACGGCGATGGGCTTCCGGCGGGGCGACACCACCTTCGGCGTCTCGGGACGACTGGTGAACAACAACCTCGTGCTGTACGACAGGGCGACCGACTCCCGGTGGCCGCAGGTGCTCGCGACTGCCGTCGACGGGCCGCGGGAGGGCGACCAACTCGACGAGTTCCGGCTCGTCTGGACCACCTGGGGTCGCTGGCGCGACGCTCACCCCGACACCCTCGTGCTGACCGAGGACACCGGGTACGCCAAGCGATACGGCTCGGATCCCTACGGCAACTACAACCCTACCAGCGGCTACTACGGCGGCGGCGGGCCGCTGTTCGCCACGCTCGACGACGGGTGGACGGAGACGCGGGCCGACGCGAAGCGGGTCGTGATCGGCGTCCGGACCGCCGACCGCGCGCTGGCGTTCGACAAGTCGGCGCTGCGCGAGCGCGGGATGCTCGCGAGCGGGGATAGGTCGATCGTCGCCGTTCACGACCCCGCGTTGGACACCGGGTGGACCTACCGGACGGCCGGGGCCGACGTGACGCCCACCGACGCCGCGGGTCGCGTCCGCGTCGACGGGGCGGTGCACCCGGCGGCGGATCTCCCGCTGGAACCGGTGTACGGTTTCGACGCCATGTGGCACGCCATGGGCGGCTTCTACCCCGGGGTCGAGTATGTCGGGTGA
- a CDS encoding Brp/Blh family beta-carotene 15,15'-dioxygenase — protein MSDTAGGEESAGARTAAATAGSAPKPSARRVMFVVGCRPGWFVLGALAAVAATVGALGVDPALPAWVRYAPLAASALVVGLPHGAVDHLAPARTAGRTPTPRWLLAVGIGYLVLGGAYAALWALAPVASAALFVGLTWLHWGQGDLYALDSIGSRHLEGAGVRLGTVLVRGGLPMLVPLLRFPDRYRQVVDAWVALFGRELGSAWIFTPGARGALGAAFAVVTVATVLAGRRRVSAGDAGWRRDAAETLLLWVYFLVVPPLVAVGVYFCAWHSLRHVARLVEVDPAARRAAADGDELAALARVGRDALPLTAVSIALLAAVALVAGVDTAPATLAALYLVFIAVLTLPHVAVVAWMDRVQGAGLAGPPS, from the coding sequence ATGTCGGACACCGCCGGCGGCGAGGAGTCTGCCGGTGCACGGACGGCGGCCGCGACCGCCGGTTCCGCCCCGAAGCCGTCGGCCCGGCGAGTGATGTTCGTGGTCGGGTGTCGTCCCGGCTGGTTCGTGCTCGGCGCCCTCGCGGCGGTCGCCGCGACGGTCGGGGCGCTGGGCGTCGACCCGGCGCTGCCGGCCTGGGTCCGATACGCGCCGCTGGCGGCGAGCGCGCTCGTGGTTGGACTCCCCCACGGCGCGGTCGATCACCTCGCCCCGGCGCGAACGGCGGGACGAACGCCCACCCCGCGGTGGCTTCTCGCGGTCGGGATCGGGTACCTCGTGTTGGGCGGCGCCTACGCGGCGTTGTGGGCGCTGGCCCCCGTCGCGTCGGCGGCGCTATTCGTGGGGCTCACGTGGCTCCACTGGGGACAGGGCGACCTCTACGCGCTCGATTCGATCGGGAGTCGACACCTCGAGGGCGCGGGCGTCCGTCTGGGGACGGTACTGGTCCGGGGCGGCCTGCCGATGCTCGTCCCGCTGCTTCGGTTCCCCGACCGCTACCGACAGGTCGTCGACGCGTGGGTGGCGCTGTTCGGGCGCGAACTGGGATCGGCGTGGATCTTCACACCGGGCGCCAGAGGTGCGCTCGGCGCCGCGTTCGCCGTCGTGACGGTTGCGACCGTGCTCGCTGGCCGCCGCCGGGTGAGCGCGGGCGACGCGGGGTGGCGGCGCGACGCCGCGGAGACGCTGCTGCTGTGGGTGTACTTCCTCGTCGTTCCGCCCCTCGTCGCGGTCGGCGTCTACTTCTGCGCGTGGCACTCGCTGCGCCACGTCGCCCGACTGGTCGAGGTCGACCCGGCTGCGCGTCGCGCCGCCGCCGACGGCGACGAACTCGCCGCGCTCGCACGCGTCGGCCGCGACGCGCTGCCGTTGACGGCCGTCTCGATCGCGTTGCTCGCCGCCGTCGCCCTCGTCGCGGGCGTCGACACGGCGCCGGCGACGCTGGCGGCCCTGTACCTCGTGTTCATCGCCGTGTTGACGCTGCCCCACGTGGCGGTCGTCGCGTGGATGGACCGCGTACAGGGCGCGGGACTGGCCGGCCCGCCGTCGTGA
- a CDS encoding mandelate racemase/muconate lactonizing enzyme family protein, which translates to MSRNYDSLHDPNAEYTMRELSSETMGATAKRGGGRDVEITDVQCTMVDGNFPWTLVRVYTDAGIVGTGEAYWGAGVPELIERMKPMIVGENPLDIDRLYEHLIQKMSGEGSVEGVTVTAISGIEIALHDLAGKILEIPAYQLLGGKYRDEMRVYCDCHTEEEADPEACADEAERVVEELGYDALKFDLDVPSGHEKDRANRHLRPGEIRHKAEIVEAVTERVKDRADVAFDCHWTFSGGSAKRLADAIEEYDVWWLEDPVPPENLEVQEEVTKSTVTPITVGENRYRVTEERRLIENQAVDIIAPDMPKVGGMRETRKIADVANQYYVPVAMHNVSSPVATMASAHVGAAIPNSLAVEYHSYELGWWEDLVEEDVIEDGYITVPEEPGIGVTLDMDTVEEHMVDGETLFDGA; encoded by the coding sequence ATGAGCCGAAACTACGACTCGCTCCACGACCCGAACGCGGAGTACACGATGCGGGAGCTGTCGAGCGAGACGATGGGCGCGACGGCGAAGCGAGGCGGCGGCCGCGACGTGGAGATCACGGACGTGCAGTGCACGATGGTCGACGGCAACTTCCCGTGGACGCTCGTGCGCGTGTACACCGACGCCGGCATCGTCGGCACGGGCGAGGCGTACTGGGGCGCGGGCGTCCCCGAACTCATCGAGCGCATGAAGCCGATGATCGTCGGGGAGAACCCCCTGGACATCGACCGCCTGTACGAGCACCTCATCCAGAAGATGTCGGGCGAGGGCTCCGTCGAGGGCGTCACCGTCACCGCCATCTCCGGCATCGAGATCGCGCTCCACGACCTGGCCGGCAAGATCCTCGAGATCCCCGCCTACCAGCTGCTGGGCGGCAAGTACCGCGACGAGATGCGCGTCTACTGCGACTGCCACACCGAGGAGGAGGCGGATCCGGAGGCGTGCGCCGACGAGGCCGAGCGCGTCGTCGAGGAACTTGGCTACGACGCCCTCAAATTCGACCTCGACGTGCCGTCGGGCCACGAGAAGGACCGTGCGAACCGCCACCTGCGCCCGGGCGAGATCCGCCACAAAGCCGAGATCGTCGAGGCCGTCACCGAGCGCGTGAAAGACCGCGCGGACGTCGCGTTCGACTGCCACTGGACGTTCTCGGGCGGCAGCGCGAAGCGCCTCGCGGACGCCATCGAGGAGTACGACGTGTGGTGGCTCGAAGACCCCGTCCCGCCGGAGAACCTCGAGGTCCAAGAGGAGGTCACGAAGTCCACGGTCACGCCGATCACCGTCGGCGAGAACCGCTACCGCGTGACCGAGGAGCGCCGCCTCATCGAGAACCAAGCGGTCGACATCATCGCGCCCGACATGCCGAAGGTCGGCGGGATGCGCGAGACCCGCAAGATCGCCGACGTGGCGAACCAGTACTACGTCCCGGTCGCGATGCACAACGTCTCCTCGCCGGTCGCGACGATGGCGAGCGCCCACGTCGGCGCTGCCATCCCGAACTCGCTGGCCGTCGAGTACCACTCCTACGAACTCGGCTGGTGGGAGGACCTGGTCGAGGAGGACGTGATCGAGGACGGGTACATCACCGTCCCGGAGGAGCCCGGCATCGGCGTCACCCTCGACATGGACACCGTCGAGGAGCACATGGTCGACGGCGAGACGCTGTTCGACGGGGCGTAA